The following proteins come from a genomic window of Loxodonta africana isolate mLoxAfr1 chromosome 19, mLoxAfr1.hap2, whole genome shotgun sequence:
- the LOC100663739 gene encoding large ribosomal subunit protein eL21-like, translating to MFSRPFRKFGVVPLATYMRIYKKGGIVDIKRLGTVQKRMSHKYYRGKTGIVYVTQCAVSIVVNKQVKDKIFAKRLNVRIKHIKHCKSQDSFLQRMKEKDRKKKDAKEEVTWVQLKLKPAPPREACLVRTSGNEPELLEPICYEFVA from the coding sequence ATGTTCTCCAGGCCTTTTAGAAAATTTGGAGTTGTTCCTTTGGCCACATACATGCGAATCTATAAGAAGGGTGGTATTGTAGACATCAAGAGACTGGGCACTGTTCAAAAAAGAATGTCCCACAAGTACTACCGTGGCAAAACTGGAATAGTCTACGTTACCCAGTGTGCTGTTAGCATTGTTGTGAACAAACAAGTTAAGGACAAGATTTTTGCCAAAAGACTCAATGTGCGTATCAAACATATTAAGCACTGTAAGAGCCAAGATAGCTTCCTGCAACGCATGAAGGAAAAAGATCGGAAAAAGAAGGACGCCAAAGAGGAAGTTACCTGGGTTCAGCTGAAGCTCAAGCCTGCTCCACCCCGAGAAGCATGCCTGGTGAGAACCAGTGGAAATGAGCCTGAGCTGCTGGAACCTATTTGCTATGAATTCGTGGCATAA